In the Gossypium raimondii isolate GPD5lz chromosome 9, ASM2569854v1, whole genome shotgun sequence genome, one interval contains:
- the LOC105798137 gene encoding pentatricopeptide repeat-containing protein At3g29290 isoform X1: MGELLRNSASFAIIANGFGLQFHSCSQSRDTVCFRFFNGSFNGGLPLKTHKRLVLKCRLNMVLVPVYEYVRFSPFPMNMPRMNLQFKSTKMGNRVKALNMTASFESELDSSRNLPSTSSNGKDLVYDSKVHFLEERNEEELSRRILMLSRSNKVRSALELYKSMEFSGLKPDVHAYNSLLSCMLRNGLLDDALRTFEFMKNNKVITGHTYSIILKAIADTQGNDAALDMFAELERDSKLKKDFDMVVYNTVISICGRSNNWVETEGLWRRIQENGYIGTQVTYSLLISIFVRCNQCELAIDAYTEMIRNRVEPRDDTMHAMINACVKEEKRDLALSIFQKMLNDGLKPNLVACNALINSLGKGGEIKLAFKIYDIMISLGHKPDDFTWNSLLGALYRANQHADALHLFERIRQQNELISLHLYNTALMSCQKLGSWDKALQLLWQMEGLGLSVSTTSYNLVIGACETARKPKVALQVYDHMIHQKCVPDTFTHLSLIRSCIWGSLWAEVEEILDGLPPNVSLYNAAIQGMSLRGKVESAKKLYFKMQKNGLKPDGKTRALMLQNLRKHRFKVKKLT; this comes from the exons ATGGGGGAATTGTTGAGGAATTCAGCTTCTTTCGCTATAATAGCAAATGGGTTTGGATTGCAGTTTCATTCATGTAGCCAAAGTAGAGATACTGTTTGCTTTAGGTTTTTTAATGGCAGCTTCAATGGTGGTTTGCCTTTGAAAACTCACAAAAGGCTTGTACTGAAATGTAGGCTAAACATGGTTTTGGTGCCAGTTTATGAATAtgttcgatttagtccttttccaaTGAACATGCCAAGGATGAATTTGCAATTCAAGTCCACCAAGATGGGTAATAGAGTTAAAGCACTGAATATGACTGCTAGTTTTGAATCTGAGTTGGATTCTAGTCGAAATTTGCCttcaacaagttcaaatgggAAGGACCTTGTTTATGATAGTAAGGTACATTTTTTGGAAGAAAGGAATGAAGAGGAATTATCAAGAAGAATATTGATGCTTAGTAGGTCTAACAAGGTTAGAAGTGCATTGGAATTGTATAAATCAATGGAGTTTTCGGGTCTTAAACCCGATGTTCATGCATATAATTCTCTTCTCTCTTGCATGCTTAGAAACGGGTTACTCGATGATGCTTTGCGAACTTTCGAGTTTATGAAGAACAATAAAGTCATTACAGGACATACTTATAGCATAATACTGAAAGCTATTGCGGATACTCAAGGTAATGATGCAGCTTTAGATATGTTTGCAGAATTGGAAAGGGACTCAAAACTGAAGAAAGATTTTGATATGGTTGTTTATAATACAGTTATATCGATTTGTGGAAGATCGAATAATTGGGTTGAAACCGAGGGGTTATGGAGAAGAATCCAGGAAAATGGTTATATAGGAACACAAGTCACATATTCCTTGCTAATTAGCATTTTTGTTCGTTGTAATCAATGCGAATTGGCAATTGATGCTTACACTGAGATGATTCGAAACAGAGTCGAACCCCGTGATGACACTATGCATGCTATGATTAACGCATGTGTGAAAGAAGAGAAACGGGATTTAGCGTTATCTATATTTCAGAAAATGTTGAATGATGGATTGAAACCGAATCTAGTAGCTTGCAATGCATTGATTAATTCACTTGGAAAAGGCGGAGAGATCAAATTAGCTTTTAAAATCTATGATATTATGATATCTTTAGGTCATAAACCAGATGATTTCACATGGAATTCATTGCTTGGTGCTTTGTATAGAGCAAACCAACATGCCGATGCTCTTCACCTCTTTGAAAGAATAAGACAACAGAATGAACTCATAAGCCTTCATCTATACAACACCGCCTTAATGTCGTGCCAGAAGCTTGGTTCATGGGATAAGGCCTTACAGCTTTTATGGCAAATGGAAGGTTTGGGATTGTCGGTTTCAACCACATCGTATAATCTTGTCATCGGTGCTTGCGAGACTGCGAGGAAACCGAAAGTTGCATTGCAAGTTTATGATCACATGATTCATCAAAAGTGTGTTCCAGATACATTTACTCATTTATCACTAATAAGAAGCTGCATTTGGGGATCTCTTTGGGCTGAAGTGGAAGAAATTTTAGAT GGACTTCCACCAAATGTATCTCTTTACAATGCTGCTATTCAAGGAATGAGTTTGAGAGGCAAAGTTGAATCAGCAAAGAAGCTGTACTTCAAAATGCAAAAGAATGGTCTTAAACCTGATGGCAAAACAAGAGCTTTGATGCTTCAAAACTTGCGAAAACATCGATTTAAAGTGAAGAAGTTGACTTGA
- the LOC105798139 gene encoding LOW QUALITY PROTEIN: uncharacterized protein LOC105798139 (The sequence of the model RefSeq protein was modified relative to this genomic sequence to represent the inferred CDS: inserted 1 base in 1 codon): protein MDDFEEGKDEEPKDVKEGVASIALLPNGSLSGHFIQLPQSICYGLHGTELACEMECXEGEDYRLIKLTIIDYNNKKDHTVVVECKGHDAARFHNINHAHGWEKDVVDMVEEKEGKKKILVSFECETLKSDKAAEEHIKQFMPKLSGLDAVVNIGRMSISGMDSEAETADSKQDLSTA from the exons atgg ATGATTTTGAAGAAGGAAAAGATGAAGAACCAAAGGATGTAAAGGAAGGAGTAGCATCAATAGCATTATTGCCAAATGGGTCCCTTTCAGGGCATTTTATTCAGCTTCCTCAATCTATCTGCTATGGCCTTCATGGCACAG AGTTGGCTTGTGAGATGGAGT AAGAGGGTGAGGATTACCGCTTGATCAAGCTCACAATCATAGACTACAAT AATAAGAAAGATCATACTGTGGTGGTGGAGTGTAAAGGGCATGATGCAGCTCGGTTCCACAACATCAACCATGCTCATGG TTGGGAGAAGGATGTTGTGGATATGgttgaagaaaaagaagggaaGAAAAAGATATTGGTCTCATTCGAGTGTGAGACGTTGAAATCCGACAAAGCAGCTGAAGAACATATAAAGCAGTTCATGCCTAAATTATCTGGACTTGATGCTGTTG TTAATATTGGAAGGATGAGCATATCAGGGATGGACTCTGAAGCAGAAACAGCAGATTCTAAGCAGGATTTATCAACTGCTTGA
- the LOC105798137 gene encoding pentatricopeptide repeat-containing protein At3g29290 isoform X2 has product MVLVPVYEYVRFSPFPMNMPRMNLQFKSTKMGNRVKALNMTASFESELDSSRNLPSTSSNGKDLVYDSKVHFLEERNEEELSRRILMLSRSNKVRSALELYKSMEFSGLKPDVHAYNSLLSCMLRNGLLDDALRTFEFMKNNKVITGHTYSIILKAIADTQGNDAALDMFAELERDSKLKKDFDMVVYNTVISICGRSNNWVETEGLWRRIQENGYIGTQVTYSLLISIFVRCNQCELAIDAYTEMIRNRVEPRDDTMHAMINACVKEEKRDLALSIFQKMLNDGLKPNLVACNALINSLGKGGEIKLAFKIYDIMISLGHKPDDFTWNSLLGALYRANQHADALHLFERIRQQNELISLHLYNTALMSCQKLGSWDKALQLLWQMEGLGLSVSTTSYNLVIGACETARKPKVALQVYDHMIHQKCVPDTFTHLSLIRSCIWGSLWAEVEEILDGLPPNVSLYNAAIQGMSLRGKVESAKKLYFKMQKNGLKPDGKTRALMLQNLRKHRFKVKKLT; this is encoded by the exons ATGGTTTTGGTGCCAGTTTATGAATAtgttcgatttagtccttttccaaTGAACATGCCAAGGATGAATTTGCAATTCAAGTCCACCAAGATGGGTAATAGAGTTAAAGCACTGAATATGACTGCTAGTTTTGAATCTGAGTTGGATTCTAGTCGAAATTTGCCttcaacaagttcaaatgggAAGGACCTTGTTTATGATAGTAAGGTACATTTTTTGGAAGAAAGGAATGAAGAGGAATTATCAAGAAGAATATTGATGCTTAGTAGGTCTAACAAGGTTAGAAGTGCATTGGAATTGTATAAATCAATGGAGTTTTCGGGTCTTAAACCCGATGTTCATGCATATAATTCTCTTCTCTCTTGCATGCTTAGAAACGGGTTACTCGATGATGCTTTGCGAACTTTCGAGTTTATGAAGAACAATAAAGTCATTACAGGACATACTTATAGCATAATACTGAAAGCTATTGCGGATACTCAAGGTAATGATGCAGCTTTAGATATGTTTGCAGAATTGGAAAGGGACTCAAAACTGAAGAAAGATTTTGATATGGTTGTTTATAATACAGTTATATCGATTTGTGGAAGATCGAATAATTGGGTTGAAACCGAGGGGTTATGGAGAAGAATCCAGGAAAATGGTTATATAGGAACACAAGTCACATATTCCTTGCTAATTAGCATTTTTGTTCGTTGTAATCAATGCGAATTGGCAATTGATGCTTACACTGAGATGATTCGAAACAGAGTCGAACCCCGTGATGACACTATGCATGCTATGATTAACGCATGTGTGAAAGAAGAGAAACGGGATTTAGCGTTATCTATATTTCAGAAAATGTTGAATGATGGATTGAAACCGAATCTAGTAGCTTGCAATGCATTGATTAATTCACTTGGAAAAGGCGGAGAGATCAAATTAGCTTTTAAAATCTATGATATTATGATATCTTTAGGTCATAAACCAGATGATTTCACATGGAATTCATTGCTTGGTGCTTTGTATAGAGCAAACCAACATGCCGATGCTCTTCACCTCTTTGAAAGAATAAGACAACAGAATGAACTCATAAGCCTTCATCTATACAACACCGCCTTAATGTCGTGCCAGAAGCTTGGTTCATGGGATAAGGCCTTACAGCTTTTATGGCAAATGGAAGGTTTGGGATTGTCGGTTTCAACCACATCGTATAATCTTGTCATCGGTGCTTGCGAGACTGCGAGGAAACCGAAAGTTGCATTGCAAGTTTATGATCACATGATTCATCAAAAGTGTGTTCCAGATACATTTACTCATTTATCACTAATAAGAAGCTGCATTTGGGGATCTCTTTGGGCTGAAGTGGAAGAAATTTTAGAT GGACTTCCACCAAATGTATCTCTTTACAATGCTGCTATTCAAGGAATGAGTTTGAGAGGCAAAGTTGAATCAGCAAAGAAGCTGTACTTCAAAATGCAAAAGAATGGTCTTAAACCTGATGGCAAAACAAGAGCTTTGATGCTTCAAAACTTGCGAAAACATCGATTTAAAGTGAAGAAGTTGACTTGA
- the LOC128031917 gene encoding EID1-like F-box protein 2 isoform X2, with protein MILTKQYRCVHSSSCQCTKGHLSEDVIFLVFRQLNWNPKLIAALSCVCKWFDDLAKRVLWKEFCKTRALKMMLDLQSCGSHSVDGNWRALGKLLIYCSGCSGGRLFNSIQIPGHFVYRTRFSRTSGKSFLLPHCRTDVLYVSDPCEHLDQGDDGDVGFFRGVFKSFMVSKVRRMLINRGAQLHPTAVCPYCKAKMWNMLQANMVPLTASY; from the exons ATGATTCTAACGAAGCAGTATCGTTGCGTACACTCGTCTAGTTGTCAATGCACGAAAGGGCATCTAAGTGAAGATGTGATTTTTCTAGTGTTTCGACAATTGAATTGGAATCCCAAGTTGATCGCCGCTCTTTCGTGTGTATGCAAATGGTTTGATGATCTTGCTAAGAGAGTATTATGGAAGGAGTTTTGCAAAACAAGGGCCCTAAAAATGATGCTTGATCTGCAATCTTGTGGAAGTCACAGTGTTGATGGGAACTGGAGAGCACTCGGAAAGTTGCTTATTTATTGCTCGGGATGTAGTGGTGGTCGATTGTTCAATAGTATTCAAATCCCAGGTCATTTTGTTTATAGGACTAGGTTCTCAAGGACATCGGGGAAGAGTTTCCTTTTACCACATTGCAGAACGGATGTTTTATATGTGTCCGACCCTTGTGAACATCTCGACCAAGGGGATGATGGGGATGTGGGATTTTTCCGAGGTGTGTTCAAGTCATTCATGGTTTCAAAGGTTCGGAGGATGTTGATCAACAGGGGTGCCCAGCTTCATCCAACAGCAGTGTGCCCCTATTGTAAGGCAAAGATGTGGAACATGTTACAAGCTAATATGGTACCGCTGACTGCAAGCT ATTGA
- the LOC128031917 gene encoding EID1-like F-box protein 2 isoform X1 produces MILTKQYRCVHSSSCQCTKGHLSEDVIFLVFRQLNWNPKLIAALSCVCKWFDDLAKRVLWKEFCKTRALKMMLDLQSCGSHSVDGNWRALGKLLIYCSGCSGGRLFNSIQIPGHFVYRTRFSRTSGKSFLLPHCRTDVLYVSDPCEHLDQGDDGDVGFFRGVFKSFMVSKVRRMLINRGAQLHPTAVCPYCKAKMWNMLQANMVPLTASCKLGAYEDSIEYYVCLNGHMLGICTLLPLSDSEEASESE; encoded by the coding sequence ATGATTCTAACGAAGCAGTATCGTTGCGTACACTCGTCTAGTTGTCAATGCACGAAAGGGCATCTAAGTGAAGATGTGATTTTTCTAGTGTTTCGACAATTGAATTGGAATCCCAAGTTGATCGCCGCTCTTTCGTGTGTATGCAAATGGTTTGATGATCTTGCTAAGAGAGTATTATGGAAGGAGTTTTGCAAAACAAGGGCCCTAAAAATGATGCTTGATCTGCAATCTTGTGGAAGTCACAGTGTTGATGGGAACTGGAGAGCACTCGGAAAGTTGCTTATTTATTGCTCGGGATGTAGTGGTGGTCGATTGTTCAATAGTATTCAAATCCCAGGTCATTTTGTTTATAGGACTAGGTTCTCAAGGACATCGGGGAAGAGTTTCCTTTTACCACATTGCAGAACGGATGTTTTATATGTGTCCGACCCTTGTGAACATCTCGACCAAGGGGATGATGGGGATGTGGGATTTTTCCGAGGTGTGTTCAAGTCATTCATGGTTTCAAAGGTTCGGAGGATGTTGATCAACAGGGGTGCCCAGCTTCATCCAACAGCAGTGTGCCCCTATTGTAAGGCAAAGATGTGGAACATGTTACAAGCTAATATGGTACCGCTGACTGCAAGCTGTAAGTTAGGTGCTTACGAGGATTCTATTGAGTATTATGTCTGTCTTAATGGACATATGCTTGGCATTTGCACCCTTTTACCTTTGTCTGATTCCGAAGAGGCATCTGAATCAGAGTGA